The Pseudomonas sp. LFM046 region CACGCCGCCCGGAGAGAAGGAGCGGGTCATGGGCGCCATCACCACACGGGTGGGCAGCTCCAGGGCGCCGAGGCGGAAGGGTTCGAACAGGGCTTGTACGGGAGCGGACATGGGTTCTCCTGTGGCCGGCGATATGACCGGTAGTCTCGGTTTCAAGGCATTGAAAATCACGCCCGGAGCAGCAGCTCCAGACGGTCTACGAATGCAGTCATGGGTGCCGTCCCGCCGCCCACCTTCAGGCGGGTCAGCACGCCCTGCCAGGCGTTGGCGATAAAGGCGGCAAGGTTGGCGCAGTCTTCATCGGCCGGCAGTTCACCAACGGCCACGGCTTCTTCCAGGCAGCCCTGGAGAATATCCACCGAGCCCTGGAGGATGCTGTCCACCTGCTCGCCAATGGCGGGCGAAAGCTCGGCCATCTCGTAGCCGAGGCTGCCGATGAAACAGTGGTGCTCGGGCTTTTCGCGGCTGGCAAAGTGCGCCAGCAGGTCGCGGTAGTACGCGAGTATGCGCTGGC contains the following coding sequences:
- a CDS encoding TetR/AcrR family transcriptional regulator codes for the protein MNSIRLDKRDLILAKGSQVMTRRGYHGTGVQEIVQAAGIPKGSFYHYFASKEDFALQALEYLYQPRLERYAQALANRALSPCQRILAYYRDLLAHFASREKPEHHCFIGSLGYEMAELSPAIGEQVDSILQGSVDILQGCLEEAVAVGELPADEDCANLAAFIANAWQGVLTRLKVGGGTAPMTAFVDRLELLLRA